GCGGCGAGCGGCCCCTCTCGCTCGACCTGGAGTCCGAGCGCTCCGCCGTCGACCGCCTGACTCCCGCGGACGGGAGCGACCCGGAGCAGGAGTTCGAGAAGGCCTGGGCCCGGAGCGTCTTCTCCCTTTCGCTCGACCGGTTCCGCGAACGCCTCGCCGCCGCGGGCAAAGCCGTCCGCTTCGAGCTCTTCTCGGCGGTGGAGCGGGGGGAGGAGGGGCGCTCCGAGCGGCCGTCCTACGCGGAGCTGGCCCGCCGGCACGGGATCTCCGAGTCGGACGTGACGAACGGCCTCCACGCCGCTCGACGGGAGTTCCGCGAGACGGTCCTGGAGCTCCTCCGCGAGACGACGGCGACCGAGGAGGAGTTCCGGCTGGAGGCCCGCTCGCTCCTCGGCCTTGCCGACCCGCCGCCAAAGGAACGCCCCGGGGCGGTGAAGAGACCGGGGAACGAGGACCCAGAGGGGTCCGGGAGGAAGCGATGAAGGTGGAGCTGAAGGCAGAGCGGGACGTCTCCGACGCCGCGGTGAAGGCGGCCACTGGGAAGACGCGGAAGGAGTGGTTCGCGCTCCTGGACGGGTTCGGGGGGCCGGAGAAGGGGCGGCGGGCGATCGGGGACCACCTGGTCGGGACGCTGAAGCTCGACCCGTGGTGGTCGGCGACGTTCGTCGTCGAGTACGAGGCGGCCCGGGGCGTCGTCGAGAAGGACGGCAAGCCGAAGGGCTACACGATCTGCGCCACGAAGGCGGTCAAGGCGACGCCGGAGCGGTGCTTCTCGGCCTTCGCCTCGGCCGCCGAGCTGGACGGCTGGCTCGGGCCGAAGAGCACGCTCGACCTGAAGCCAGGCGGGTCGCTCCGGAACGCCGACGGGAACGCGGCCGACGTCCTCAAGGTGAATGACGGCAAGGCGATCCGCCTCCTCTGGAAGGACCCCTCGGCGGCCCCCGGGACACCCGTGGAGGTGAAGTTCTCCCCCTCGGCCGGCAAGTGCACCGTCATGGTGACGCACGACCCGCGCATTGCCGCGTACGCCGACCGCATCGTCTTTATAAAAGACGGCAAGGCGGTGGATGAGACGAAATTGAAACAAGATGGTTCGGACAATGCGGCGCTGGTGACGGGCAGAATGCACGCGTTGGCGGAATAGAATGATGCCGATTCAATTAACTTTGGCGGCGCGTTATTTGTGGGGCCGCAAGCTGCGTACCTTTTTGACGACGCTGGCGATTGTGTTTGGCGTGCTGGTTATTTTCAGCATGAACATTCTCTTGCCGACCATGATGCAGGCGTTCGCCACATCGCTGCAGAGCGCGGCGGGCCAAGTGGATTTGACCATCACGCACAAATCGGGCGAAACGTTTTCGACGCGCGTGTTGGACCAAATCGAAAATGTGGACGGCATCCGCGCCGCGTCCGGCACGCTCGAACGACCCATCAATATCCCCGCGAATTTTTTCCGCAATGCCAATATCGGCGCGGTGACATTGATTGGCTTGGAACCCAAAGCCGCGCAAGCGCTGCGCGATTATACCGTTCAGGAAGGGCGCTTTCTCCGCGATACGGATACGAACGCGGCGGCGCTCACGGCGGGGCTTGCGGACACGTTGGGTTTGAAACTTGGCGACGAAATCCCGAT
This DNA window, taken from Deltaproteobacteria bacterium PRO3, encodes the following:
- a CDS encoding sigma-70 family RNA polymerase sigma factor: MTANEPAPARGSFPATRLSLVEAARSPDAATRERGLATLLSAYWRPVYRYVRLRHGKGHEEAADLVQDFFAELIERDLLARFDPSRARLRTYLRVCVDGLAANQARAASRQKRGGGERPLSLDLESERSAVDRLTPADGSDPEQEFEKAWARSVFSLSLDRFRERLAAAGKAVRFELFSAVERGEEGRSERPSYAELARRHGISESDVTNGLHAARREFRETVLELLRETTATEEEFRLEARSLLGLADPPPKERPGAVKRPGNEDPEGSGRKR